Proteins encoded within one genomic window of bacterium:
- a CDS encoding SIMPL domain-containing protein (The SIMPL domain is named for its presence in mouse protein SIMPL (signalling molecule that associates with mouse pelle-like kinase). Bacterial member BP26, from Brucella, was shown to assemble into a channel-like structure, while YggE from E. coli has been associated with resistance to oxidative stress.), producing the protein MKPSTFRFLACALLIALSFGTGVACAEGDGDGTARRHHGGGHGPRNRATFQVEAVREVANDWATARMTVQAEGKQAAGVAAEVNASMKTALERAERAAGIEVRTGGYSTQPVYDDGRVVRWRASQTLLLESGDSDALSTLVGLLQSDAVLLSGIEFSVRRETRQEIEDALIQEALARFRARAKLVAEGLGAKEWSVAEVNVGASGTTPPPVYRAERAMAYSSAAPPPSFAAGTSEIRVQASGTVRLD; encoded by the coding sequence ATGAAACCGTCCACCTTCCGCTTTCTTGCCTGCGCCCTGCTCATCGCCCTGTCCTTCGGGACCGGGGTCGCATGTGCCGAGGGCGACGGGGACGGCACCGCCCGCCGACACCACGGCGGCGGACACGGACCGCGCAACCGAGCCACCTTCCAGGTCGAAGCCGTGCGCGAGGTCGCCAACGATTGGGCGACCGCGCGCATGACGGTCCAGGCCGAGGGCAAGCAGGCCGCCGGGGTGGCGGCCGAGGTGAACGCCTCGATGAAGACCGCCCTCGAGCGCGCGGAGCGTGCCGCCGGGATCGAGGTCCGAACCGGCGGCTACTCCACGCAACCCGTCTACGACGACGGTCGCGTCGTCCGCTGGCGCGCGAGCCAGACCCTGCTGCTCGAATCCGGCGACAGCGACGCGCTCTCGACCCTCGTCGGCCTCCTCCAGTCCGATGCGGTCCTGCTCTCGGGAATCGAGTTCAGCGTCCGGCGTGAGACCCGCCAGGAGATCGAGGACGCCCTCATCCAGGAAGCCCTCGCGCGCTTCCGCGCGCGGGCGAAGCTCGTCGCCGAGGGGCTCGGTGCGAAGGAATGGTCCGTCGCCGAGGTGAACGTGGGCGCGAGCGGAACGACGCCGCCGCCGGTCTACCGGGCGGAGCGCGCGATGGCGTATTCGAGCGCGGCGCCACCGCCGTCCTTCGCCGCGGGAACGAGCGAGATCCGCGTGCAGGCATCCGGTACCGTCCGACTCGACTGA
- a CDS encoding MaoC family dehydratase — MNLMGEPAYVGRHCGSNVYEIDERTVAFYQDALGDTHPLHQRFAPPLLHHSECYAHLGQWYLKNLFGNLHGQQDWSMFAPIPVGSKVRTRSTIIDRYPKRGRDWVVNETDLMSAEPGDEGRLLVRGRTYQSFLPEKKDDAGGYVVDEKSAAKKKPRPPFPTAEGPDLASVEKVIDDRRCWMFSGPGKNYHTDREEAKKLGFPNIVVQGMMSTCFVSQVMQDHFGMGWLEGGRMSVKLTNVLWVDETVRAHAKIRDEVQEGTKTRISCDVWVEKTDGTRVILGDASALAD; from the coding sequence ATGAATCTCATGGGCGAGCCCGCGTACGTCGGGCGACACTGCGGATCGAACGTCTATGAGATCGACGAGCGGACCGTGGCCTTCTACCAGGACGCGCTCGGGGACACGCACCCGCTCCACCAGCGCTTCGCGCCGCCGCTCCTGCACCACTCCGAATGCTATGCGCATCTCGGGCAGTGGTACCTGAAGAACCTCTTCGGGAACCTTCACGGCCAGCAGGACTGGTCGATGTTCGCGCCGATTCCGGTCGGCTCGAAGGTCCGTACCCGTTCGACGATCATCGACCGCTACCCCAAGCGCGGCCGGGACTGGGTCGTGAACGAGACCGATCTGATGAGCGCCGAGCCCGGCGACGAAGGGCGGCTCCTCGTCCGCGGACGGACCTACCAGTCCTTCCTCCCCGAGAAGAAGGACGACGCCGGTGGCTACGTCGTCGACGAGAAGAGCGCAGCGAAGAAGAAGCCGCGCCCGCCCTTCCCGACCGCGGAAGGCCCCGACCTCGCGTCGGTCGAGAAGGTGATCGACGACCGGCGCTGCTGGATGTTCTCCGGCCCCGGCAAGAACTATCACACGGACCGCGAAGAGGCGAAGAAGCTCGGCTTCCCGAACATCGTGGTCCAGGGCATGATGTCGACCTGCTTCGTCTCGCAGGTCATGCAGGACCACTTCGGGATGGGCTGGCTCGAGGGCGGCCGAATGTCGGTCAAGCTGACCAACGTCCTCTGGGTCGACGAGACGGTTCGCGCCCACGCGAAGATCCGGGACGAGGTCCAGGAGGGGACGAAGACGCGGATCTCCTGCGACGTCTGGGTCGAGAAGACCGACGGGACGCGCGTGATCCTCGGCGACGCCTCGGCCCTCGCGGACTAG